A part of Melittangium boletus DSM 14713 genomic DNA contains:
- a CDS encoding Fur family transcriptional regulator — translation MAARKNTPQPSLSDYQERLRAVGLRSTAARVAVLRELEAAKVPLSHADLVEAMQDAGYDRVTLYRNLTDLTEAGLVIRADLGDHVWRFELKDDQSAEHGPHPHFTCTDCGSVACLPVESVHLKPAKGTPKALAAQSVDIQLRGRCDRCGQ, via the coding sequence ATGGCGGCCCGCAAGAACACCCCCCAACCCAGCCTCAGCGACTATCAAGAGCGGTTGCGCGCCGTGGGACTGCGCAGCACCGCGGCCCGGGTGGCGGTCCTGCGCGAGTTGGAGGCGGCGAAGGTGCCGCTGAGCCACGCGGACCTGGTGGAGGCCATGCAGGACGCGGGCTACGACCGCGTCACCCTGTACCGCAACCTGACGGATCTGACCGAGGCGGGCCTCGTCATCCGCGCGGACCTGGGCGACCACGTCTGGCGCTTCGAGCTCAAGGACGACCAGTCGGCCGAGCACGGGCCCCACCCCCACTTCACCTGCACGGACTGCGGCAGCGTGGCGTGCCTGCCCGTCGAGTCCGTCCACTTGAAGCCCGCCAAGGGCACCCCCAAGGCCCTGGCGGCGCAATCCGTGGACATCCAGCTGCGCGGCCGCTGCGATCGCTGCGGCCAGTAG
- a CDS encoding tyrosine-type recombinase/integrase — protein sequence MSVRLRKWKKKEGKVQEAWWVDVKYQHPSGRVERVRKASPINTRRGAEEYERQIRHALLTGSFGKEKQNEPGRVPTLGDFVPRFITYSENNNKHSSVVAKRQILDDHLLPDFGNMALDSIGPAEIEDFKAAMRKKPSRARARKEAPTRAALRKRKGSGVKLLSLKSINNALAVLHKLLSLAQEQGVIAHVPRVKLFKTEKPAFDFLTFDEAERLINAAEPEWRTLILLALKTGLRHGELIGLQWADVDLQRGKLKVRRTIWQGVTGLPKGGRERTVDLPGSAVDALKGHRHLRGPYVFCQEDGKPLTAGMTEHRLERALSRAGITREQGCITWHDLRHTYGSHLAMRGVPLKVIQELMGHATIEMTMRYAHLAPETRESAVQQLDRPVPQLHAAPARDAGGAH from the coding sequence ATGAGCGTCAGACTGCGGAAGTGGAAGAAGAAGGAGGGCAAGGTGCAAGAGGCGTGGTGGGTTGACGTGAAGTACCAGCACCCGAGCGGGAGGGTGGAGCGAGTCCGCAAGGCATCGCCTATCAACACCCGTCGCGGCGCTGAGGAGTACGAGCGTCAAATCCGCCATGCACTCCTGACGGGTTCCTTCGGAAAGGAGAAGCAAAACGAGCCGGGCCGAGTTCCCACTCTCGGGGACTTCGTTCCGCGTTTCATCACGTACAGCGAAAACAATAACAAGCACTCCAGTGTCGTCGCCAAACGGCAAATCCTTGACGACCACTTGCTCCCCGATTTCGGGAACATGGCTCTGGACTCAATCGGTCCTGCGGAGATCGAGGATTTCAAAGCAGCCATGCGCAAGAAACCGTCACGCGCCCGCGCCCGGAAGGAAGCCCCCACGCGGGCAGCTCTCCGCAAGCGCAAGGGCTCCGGGGTGAAGCTCCTGAGCCTCAAGTCCATCAACAACGCGCTCGCCGTGCTGCACAAGCTGCTCTCACTGGCACAGGAACAGGGCGTCATCGCTCACGTGCCGCGCGTGAAGCTCTTCAAGACGGAGAAGCCCGCCTTCGACTTCCTCACCTTCGATGAGGCCGAGCGCCTGATCAACGCCGCCGAGCCGGAGTGGCGAACGTTGATCCTGTTGGCGCTCAAGACGGGGCTGCGGCATGGGGAGCTGATCGGGCTCCAGTGGGCCGACGTGGACTTGCAGCGCGGCAAGCTCAAGGTCCGGCGTACCATCTGGCAGGGTGTGACGGGTCTGCCGAAGGGTGGACGGGAGAGAACGGTGGACCTGCCGGGCTCGGCTGTGGACGCGCTCAAGGGACACCGCCACCTGCGCGGCCCTTACGTGTTCTGCCAGGAGGACGGCAAGCCGCTCACCGCTGGCATGACCGAACATCGCCTGGAGCGGGCACTGAGCCGAGCGGGCATCACGCGCGAGCAGGGGTGCATCACATGGCACGACCTGCGGCACACCTACGGCAGCCACCTCGCCATGAGGGGCGTTCCGCTCAAGGTCATCCAGGAGCTGATGGGCCACGCGACCATCGAGATGACCATGCGCTACGCCCACCTCGCGCCGGAGACCCGGGAGAGCGCGGTGCAGCAGCTCGACCGGCCTGTGCCCCAACTCCACGCCGCACCGGCCAGAGACGCCGGAGGGGCACACTGA
- a CDS encoding helix-turn-helix domain-containing protein encodes MSPAPSLPTLTDAGINAPEFLTVDEAAALLRVNRKTLYESIRRGGVPGVLHVGRSIRIRRSVLLGWSPGNSSPALGEKR; translated from the coding sequence TTGTCGCCAGCCCCGAGCCTGCCCACGCTCACCGACGCGGGCATCAACGCGCCCGAATTCCTGACCGTGGACGAAGCCGCAGCTTTGCTGCGCGTGAACCGTAAGACGCTCTACGAGTCGATCCGGCGCGGCGGGGTGCCGGGAGTTCTCCACGTCGGTCGGTCCATCCGCATCCGCCGCAGTGTTCTGCTAGGCTGGTCGCCGGGTAACAGCAGTCCTGCGCTCGGAGAGAAGCGATGA
- a CDS encoding Uma2 family endonuclease: MTLRNAPSVEAAFQSAPAEMVAEILEGELHLSPRPARPHANVHANLGALLVRPFKFGQDGPGGWVLLDAPELHLGPRPDKVVPELAGWRRERLPRAVGGPDAPAHYALAPDWACEILSKGTRHVDQGPKMRIYAREGVGHVWHVDPIARTLDLFRFAEGDWLRVERFTGEGRVRAEPFDAVELDLALLWSE, translated from the coding sequence ATGACTCTGCGCAATGCCCCGTCCGTCGAAGCGGCCTTTCAGTCCGCCCCCGCGGAGATGGTGGCGGAAATCCTCGAGGGAGAGCTGCACCTCAGTCCCCGTCCGGCGCGGCCCCACGCGAATGTCCACGCCAACCTTGGAGCCCTCCTCGTGAGGCCCTTCAAGTTCGGCCAGGACGGGCCCGGGGGCTGGGTCCTGCTTGATGCGCCGGAGTTGCACCTCGGTCCCCGTCCGGACAAGGTCGTACCGGAGCTGGCCGGGTGGAGACGCGAGCGCCTGCCTCGCGCCGTCGGAGGGCCGGACGCTCCGGCGCACTACGCGCTCGCTCCGGACTGGGCGTGCGAGATCCTCTCGAAGGGCACGCGGCACGTGGATCAGGGACCGAAGATGCGCATCTACGCCCGAGAGGGCGTGGGGCACGTGTGGCATGTGGATCCCATTGCCCGGACGCTCGACCTCTTCCGGTTCGCGGAGGGCGATTGGCTCCGCGTCGAGCGCTTCACGGGCGAGGGACGGGTCCGCGCCGAGCCGTTCGACGCCGTCGAACTGGATCTGGCGCTCCTCTGGAGTGAGTGA
- the rpmB gene encoding 50S ribosomal protein L28, with amino-acid sequence MSKVCQVTGKRPLVGNNVSHANNKTKTRSLPNIQTHRYWVPSLNRFVRLRVSAHGIRIINKRGIERVLAEMSARGEKF; translated from the coding sequence ATGTCCAAGGTCTGTCAGGTCACCGGGAAGCGGCCGTTGGTGGGCAACAACGTCAGCCACGCCAACAACAAGACGAAGACGCGCTCATTGCCCAACATCCAGACGCACCGCTACTGGGTGCCGAGCCTCAACCGCTTCGTGCGGCTGCGCGTGAGCGCCCACGGCATCCGCATCATCAACAAGCGGGGCATCGAGCGGGTGCTCGCGGAGATGAGCGCGCGCGGTGAGAAGTTCTGA
- the zigA gene encoding zinc metallochaperone GTPase ZigA yields MRTKTRGTDTRLPVTVLSGFLGAGKTTLLNHVLGNREGRRVAVIVNDMSEVNIDARLVKGGGSALSRVDEKLVEMQNGCICCTLREDLLVEVSRLAKQGRFDYLLIESTGISEPLPVAETFTFEEESGQSLSEVARLDTMVTVVDARNFLADWRSEEDLRARKLGLGDEDERTVADLLVEQVEFANVLVISKVDLVTPGELVRLESMLRHLNPDARIHHTLKGQLPLEALLDTHLFDMEKAALAPGWLQRLRGESVSESETYGVSSFVYRARRPFHPGRFWELLYKDGAAWESVLRSKGFFWLASRMDETGLWSHAGSSATCEYAGPWYASLPRSAWEEDAETRAHVELEWQEPFGDRRQELVFIGAGLDEASLRRKLDAALLTDKELARGPRAWRRLRDPFPAWVDVQDPAEAEA; encoded by the coding sequence ATGCGAACGAAGACCCGCGGCACCGACACCCGCCTGCCCGTCACCGTCCTCTCCGGCTTCCTGGGGGCGGGGAAGACGACGCTGCTCAACCACGTGCTGGGCAACCGCGAGGGACGGCGCGTGGCGGTCATCGTCAACGACATGAGCGAGGTGAACATCGACGCGCGCCTGGTGAAGGGCGGGGGCTCGGCGCTGTCGCGGGTGGACGAGAAGCTGGTGGAGATGCAGAACGGGTGCATCTGCTGCACGCTGCGCGAGGACCTGCTCGTGGAGGTGTCGCGGCTCGCGAAGCAGGGCCGGTTCGACTACCTGCTCATCGAGTCCACGGGCATCTCCGAGCCCCTGCCCGTGGCCGAGACGTTCACCTTCGAGGAGGAGAGCGGCCAGAGCCTGTCCGAGGTGGCGCGCCTGGACACGATGGTGACGGTGGTGGACGCCAGGAACTTCCTCGCGGACTGGCGGAGCGAGGAGGACCTGCGCGCGCGAAAGCTGGGCCTGGGGGACGAGGACGAGCGCACGGTGGCGGATCTGCTCGTGGAGCAGGTGGAGTTCGCCAACGTGCTGGTCATCTCCAAGGTGGACCTCGTCACTCCGGGGGAGCTGGTGCGCCTGGAGTCGATGCTGCGCCACCTCAATCCGGACGCGCGCATCCACCACACCCTCAAGGGCCAATTGCCGCTGGAGGCCCTCCTCGACACCCACTTGTTCGACATGGAGAAGGCGGCCCTGGCCCCCGGCTGGCTCCAGCGGCTTCGAGGGGAGTCCGTGTCCGAGAGCGAGACGTATGGCGTGAGCAGCTTCGTCTACCGCGCCCGGCGCCCCTTCCACCCGGGGCGCTTCTGGGAGCTGCTCTACAAGGATGGCGCGGCCTGGGAGAGCGTGCTGCGCTCCAAGGGCTTCTTCTGGCTCGCCTCGCGCATGGACGAGACCGGGCTGTGGTCCCACGCGGGCAGCTCCGCCACCTGCGAGTACGCCGGCCCCTGGTACGCGTCCCTGCCCCGCTCCGCCTGGGAGGAAGACGCGGAGACCCGGGCCCACGTGGAGCTCGAGTGGCAAGAGCCCTTCGGGGATCGCCGCCAGGAGCTGGTCTTCATCGGCGCGGGTCTCGACGAGGCGTCGCTGCGCCGCAAGCTGGATGCCGCGCTCCTCACGGACAAGGAACTGGCGCGTGGGCCCAGGGCCTGGCGCCGCCTGCGCGATCCCTTCCCCGCCTGGGTCGACGTGCAAGACCCGGCCGAGGCCGAAGCCTGA
- a CDS encoding alpha/beta fold hydrolase: MSSPSPFRSDAARSRYLAAYEEWSTRWPVPSDTRFVPTSYGSTFVRGSGPADAPPLVLLPGAGATSLMWAPNIAALAVHHRVWAVDSIADYGLSESSRPVRTAQDFVTWLDELTTALSPTERFGLVGLSYGAWISAQYALARPERLSALALIAPAGTVMPLGLGFILRAVSCALPSPFFTRRFMTWLAHDLATKDAQSRAQLERRIEEGHLAMRSFKSRRLVEPSLLSDEQLRALPSPTLFMVGENERIFPASAAIERLRRVAPGIDIELVAGAGHDVTFVQAEHTTARLLRLFSAHTPPGS; this comes from the coding sequence ATGTCGAGTCCGTCACCGTTTCGCAGTGATGCCGCTCGGAGCAGATACCTGGCGGCCTACGAGGAGTGGAGCACGCGCTGGCCGGTCCCCTCCGACACGCGCTTCGTGCCCACGTCGTACGGCTCGACGTTCGTCCGCGGCTCGGGCCCGGCGGACGCGCCTCCCCTCGTGCTGCTACCGGGCGCCGGGGCCACCTCGCTCATGTGGGCACCCAACATCGCCGCGCTCGCCGTCCACCACCGCGTCTGGGCGGTCGACAGCATCGCCGACTACGGCCTCAGCGAGTCCTCGCGTCCGGTGCGCACGGCCCAGGACTTCGTGACCTGGCTGGACGAGCTCACCACGGCGTTGTCACCCACGGAGCGCTTCGGGCTCGTGGGCCTCTCCTATGGCGCGTGGATCTCCGCGCAGTACGCGCTGGCGCGGCCCGAACGGCTCTCCGCCCTGGCGCTCATCGCTCCCGCCGGCACGGTGATGCCGCTGGGCCTGGGCTTCATCCTGCGGGCGGTGTCGTGCGCCCTGCCCTCGCCCTTCTTCACGCGCCGCTTCATGACGTGGCTCGCCCATGATCTGGCCACGAAGGACGCCCAGAGCCGGGCCCAGCTCGAACGGCGCATCGAGGAAGGCCATCTCGCGATGCGCAGCTTCAAGTCACGCCGGCTGGTCGAGCCCTCGCTCCTGAGTGACGAGCAACTTCGGGCCCTGCCCTCGCCCACGCTCTTCATGGTGGGGGAGAACGAACGCATCTTCCCGGCGTCCGCCGCCATCGAGCGCCTGCGCCGCGTGGCGCCCGGCATCGACATCGAGCTCGTCGCCGGAGCGGGGCACGACGTCACCTTCGTCCAGGCCGAGCACACCACCGCCCGCCTCCTGCGCCTGTTCAGCGCGCACACACCGCCCGGAAGCTGA